A single region of the Streptomyces sp. NBC_00425 genome encodes:
- a CDS encoding cytochrome P450: MVLQNGRTAWLATRHEDVRALLSHPATSSNRAHPSFPATVADIGVFAQKGFLLSMDAPDHALHRRMVTSEFTANRIRRLRPRIQEIVDECVTGILERGAGRPVDLVQELSLPVPSLAICELLGVPYDTRSVFQKYTEVLLDRASTPADRQHAFGALREFLGELVVSKETEPDDALVSRLVVKYREAGVYDRELITGFAVLLLVAGHETTANMISLGVAALLREPAKLARITEDPSLTPGAVEEILRYFSIVDYPTARVALEDIEVGGVTVRAGEGFIASAAAANHDGQVFPDPGELDIGRNTSGHVAFGFGVHACLGQNLARAELEIVYDTLFRRIPKLRLVSPPEEIPFKDATVFGIHRLEVTW, from the coding sequence GTGGTTCTGCAGAACGGCAGGACGGCCTGGCTGGCGACGCGTCATGAGGACGTGCGGGCCCTGCTGAGCCACCCGGCGACGTCCTCGAACCGTGCGCACCCGTCCTTTCCCGCGACGGTCGCCGACATCGGCGTCTTCGCGCAGAAGGGTTTTCTGCTCTCGATGGACGCCCCGGATCACGCGCTGCACCGCCGCATGGTCACCAGCGAGTTCACGGCGAACCGGATCCGCAGGCTCCGTCCCCGTATCCAGGAGATCGTCGACGAGTGCGTGACCGGCATCCTGGAGCGCGGCGCCGGCCGGCCCGTCGACCTGGTCCAGGAGCTGTCGCTGCCGGTGCCCTCGCTCGCCATCTGCGAACTGCTGGGCGTGCCCTACGACACCCGGAGCGTCTTCCAGAAGTACACCGAGGTCCTGCTCGACCGGGCCAGCACCCCGGCCGACCGGCAGCACGCGTTCGGCGCCCTGCGGGAGTTCCTCGGCGAGCTCGTCGTCAGCAAGGAGACCGAACCGGACGACGCGCTCGTCAGCCGGCTCGTCGTGAAGTACCGGGAGGCGGGCGTCTACGACCGCGAGCTGATCACGGGGTTCGCGGTGCTGCTGCTCGTCGCCGGTCACGAGACCACCGCGAACATGATCTCGCTGGGCGTGGCGGCGCTGTTGCGCGAGCCGGCGAAGCTCGCCCGGATCACCGAGGACCCGTCGCTGACCCCGGGCGCCGTCGAGGAGATCCTGCGCTACTTCAGCATCGTCGACTACCCGACCGCCCGGGTGGCCCTGGAGGACATCGAGGTCGGCGGTGTCACGGTCCGCGCCGGCGAGGGCTTCATCGCCTCCGCCGCCGCCGCCAACCACGACGGGCAGGTCTTCCCCGATCCCGGCGAGCTGGACATCGGGCGGAACACGTCGGGTCATGTCGCCTTCGGTTTCGGCGTCCATGCGTGCCTCGGCCAGAATCTGGCGCGCGCGGAACTCGAAATCGTCTACGACACGCTTTTCCGGCGCATACCGAAACTGCGTCTGGTGTCGCCTCCTGAAGAAATTCCCTTCAAGGATGCGACGGTATTCGGAATTCATCGTCTGGAGGTGACGTGGTGA
- a CDS encoding ferredoxin — MLITVNEEECCSSGICAMTAPDVFDQRDEDGVVVLLDAEPEPGLHAEARKAARSCPSLAIEVQEA; from the coding sequence CTGCTGATCACGGTCAACGAAGAAGAGTGCTGTTCCTCGGGCATCTGCGCCATGACCGCCCCGGACGTCTTCGACCAGCGCGACGAGGACGGCGTCGTCGTCCTCCTCGACGCGGAACCGGAGCCCGGCCTGCACGCCGAGGCCCGTAAGGCGGCCCGCAGCTGCCCCTCGCTCGCCATCGAGGTGCAGGAGGCCTGA
- a CDS encoding type I polyketide synthase: MGNTEDKFREYLKRATADLRQARRRLADVEDRAHEPLAVVGMACRFPGGVVSPEGLWDVVAGGVDAVGEFPAGRGWDVEDLYDPDPDAVGKSTTRQGGFLYDAAGFDAEFFGISPREALAMDPQQRLLLETAWEAFERAGIVPQTLRGSDTGVFAGVMYNDYASRLKPAPESFEGYLVNGSLGSIATGRIAYTLGLEGPAVTVDTACSSSLVALHQAGRALRRDECSLALAGGVTVMATPNTFVEFSRQRGLSADGRCKAFADGADGTGWAEGVGWLVLERLSEARRNGHPVWAVIRGSAINQDGASNGLTAPNGPSQQRVIRQALADARVAASDVDAVEAHGTGTKLGDPIEAQALLATYGQAHDSEQPLWLGSLKSNIGHTQAAAGVGSVIKMVMAMRHGILPQTLHVDAPTSHVDWNEGAVALLTEQRPWPLTGRPRRAAVSSFGISGTNAHVILEQAPTDTDTPTADADALSPADTPADTDTPAPADADVSEASPRTTPARTALVPWTLSAKTPAALREQAARLAEFVRESEGDPVDPVDSVGSVDSVDPVDVGWSLAVTRSVFEHRAVVLGEGREQLLAGLDALAAGKSGADVVRGRATGAGGLAVMFSGQGSQRPRMGRELYAAFPVFAQAFDAACVHLDAELGRSLKDVVFAEEGSAEAALLEETQFTQAALFAVESALFALVSSWGVRPDAVIGHSVGEVAAAYAAGVFSLADACRLVAVRGRLMQAARAGGAMIAVAAPAEQVAPVVASFGGRLALAAVNGPSAVVVSGDADAAGELAERFRQEGVRVKRLAVSHAFHSPHMDTAVARFEEAVAGIVFREPRLAVISNVTGAPAVEGELTDPAYWAGHIRAAVRFHDGVQALHARGITAYLELGPDPVLTALVKNTLDTGTDTGTDTGAEGSSGTTGSGNVTAVAVLRKDKDEARTALGALAVLHAHGIGADLTPLLGAGRRVALPTYAFQHEDFWLHAVPRTDVTSAGLNRADHPLLGAAVELADTGHLVLTGRLTPHDQPWLADHTIAGTTLLPGTAYLDLALHAARLTGLGAVEDVVLEAPLALPSLGAVRLQVTVEAPDGSGARALSVHSRPEAGEGVEDTDPAPWTRHATGTLTPTPAPAPAPAPAVWPPAHATPVDLTGLYPRLTAQGYAYGPAFQGLTHLWHHADDYYARITLPPHTTPHDHPLHPALLDATLHALLATTPHTDTHTDTSTDTSTDTDADAGIRIPFAWNDITLHATHPTTLHAHLTRTTPDTLRITATDPTGQPVLTVGELTTRTITREQLAAAGAATAAPAGLHLPAWTPLPAGVAGEPEPLGPVGVVGADPLGLAEALREAAGDAASVRVYDTLGALRAAVDEGAGVPARVLVTCVGGPADEEVLDAMRAVLGRVTAQVREWLADERFEDAQLVVVTRDAVAARPGPEIRDLAAAPVWGLVRSAATEHPGRFALLDVGGGPVTPGTGSCGTGAALVQALAGRLGEAAVRDGGVQVPRLVRAADASGVLTPPDGCDSWRLDVTSRGTLAHLALLPHPEGEGPLQGHEIRVAMRAGGLNFRDVMVGLGMYPGDDARIGGEGAGVVVEVGSQVTAFSPGDRVMGLFPSGGLAPVAVTDHRWAARIPRGLTFQQAAVVPVVYLTAYYGLVDLAGLRRGERLLVHSAAGGVGMAALQIARHLGAEVYGTAGLGKWDALRGLGLDDAHLADSRTTGFEQGFLAATGGHGVDVVLDCLAKEFVDASLRLLPRGGRFLEIGKTDIRDAGQVAAEHPGVAYRAFDLMEAEPGRIQAIWAELVALFEAGALTPPPITAWDVSHAVDALRYLSQAQHTGKTLLTLPRALDVEGTVLITGATGALGGLLARHLVTHHRIRHLNLTSRTGGDAPGAAQLTDDLTRLGATVTLTACDLGDPAALARLLDTVDPRHPLTAVVHTAGLLDDGTVDTLTPHRLDTVLAPKADAAWHLHRLTRHHDLTAFVLYSSAAGLLGNPGQANYAAANTFLDALAHHRHTQGLPATSLAWGLWDQASRMTGHLDGTALSRLSRTGVTALTPQEGLALFDAALGLRQPLSVAMGLDPAVLAERAAAGVLEPLFAALVRPRAGASAVRAARGAGGPGGGGDVLADRLAALPAQGRRALLAEVVCENVAAVLGHATADSVGLERPFKTLGFDSLSAVELRNRLGAATGRRLSPTLIFDHPTPAALVGHLDELLAPPQADVFGRLLAELDALQGTLGEAVVSPASAGRAAARLQDFLLRLEEGQFDAAGSEGSAAERISAASDDEIFDLIDNELGIV; encoded by the coding sequence GTGGGAAACACCGAAGACAAGTTCCGCGAATACCTCAAGCGCGCGACGGCCGACCTGCGTCAGGCACGTCGCCGGCTGGCCGATGTGGAGGACCGGGCGCACGAGCCGTTGGCGGTCGTGGGGATGGCCTGTCGTTTTCCGGGCGGGGTGGTCTCGCCGGAGGGTCTGTGGGATGTGGTCGCGGGGGGCGTCGACGCGGTCGGGGAGTTCCCGGCGGGCCGGGGCTGGGACGTGGAGGACCTGTACGACCCGGACCCCGACGCGGTGGGGAAGTCGACGACGCGTCAGGGCGGGTTCCTCTACGACGCGGCGGGGTTCGACGCGGAGTTCTTCGGGATCAGTCCGCGTGAGGCGCTCGCGATGGATCCGCAGCAGCGGCTGCTGCTGGAGACGGCGTGGGAGGCGTTCGAGCGGGCCGGGATCGTGCCGCAGACGTTGCGCGGCAGCGACACCGGCGTCTTCGCGGGCGTCATGTACAACGACTACGCGTCGCGCCTGAAGCCCGCGCCCGAGAGCTTCGAGGGCTACCTCGTCAACGGCAGCCTGGGCAGCATCGCCACCGGCCGGATCGCCTACACCCTGGGCCTGGAAGGCCCCGCCGTGACCGTGGACACCGCCTGCTCGTCGTCGCTCGTCGCCCTGCACCAGGCGGGCCGGGCGCTGCGCAGGGACGAATGCTCCCTGGCGCTGGCCGGGGGCGTCACCGTCATGGCGACACCGAACACGTTCGTGGAGTTCAGCCGGCAGCGCGGGCTGTCCGCCGACGGCCGGTGCAAGGCCTTCGCGGACGGCGCGGACGGCACCGGCTGGGCGGAGGGTGTCGGCTGGCTGGTGCTGGAGCGGCTGTCCGAGGCGCGGCGCAACGGGCATCCGGTGTGGGCCGTGATCCGGGGCAGCGCGATCAACCAGGACGGCGCGTCCAACGGACTGACCGCGCCGAACGGGCCGTCCCAGCAGCGGGTGATCCGCCAGGCCCTGGCCGACGCCCGCGTCGCCGCCTCCGACGTGGACGCGGTCGAGGCGCACGGCACCGGCACCAAGCTCGGCGACCCCATCGAGGCCCAGGCCCTCCTCGCCACCTACGGCCAGGCCCACGACAGCGAACAACCCCTGTGGCTGGGCTCGCTGAAGTCGAACATCGGCCACACCCAGGCCGCCGCCGGCGTCGGCAGCGTCATCAAGATGGTCATGGCGATGCGCCACGGAATACTGCCCCAGACCCTGCACGTCGACGCGCCCACCTCCCACGTCGACTGGAACGAGGGCGCGGTCGCCCTCCTCACCGAGCAGCGCCCCTGGCCCCTGACCGGCCGGCCGCGCCGGGCCGCGGTCTCCTCGTTCGGGATCTCCGGCACCAACGCCCACGTCATCCTCGAACAAGCCCCCACCGACACCGACACCCCCACCGCCGACGCTGATGCCCTCAGCCCCGCCGACACCCCCGCCGACACCGACACCCCCGCCCCCGCCGATGCCGACGTTTCCGAGGCGAGCCCTCGCACCACCCCCGCCCGGACGGCCCTCGTGCCCTGGACGCTGTCCGCGAAGACGCCTGCCGCGCTGCGCGAACAGGCCGCACGACTGGCGGAGTTCGTGCGGGAGAGCGAAGGCGACCCGGTCGACCCGGTCGACTCGGTCGGCTCGGTCGACTCGGTCGATCCGGTGGATGTGGGGTGGTCGCTGGCGGTGACGCGGTCGGTGTTCGAGCACCGGGCGGTGGTGCTGGGCGAGGGTCGTGAACAGCTCCTGGCGGGCCTGGACGCGCTGGCGGCCGGCAAGAGCGGCGCGGATGTGGTGCGGGGCCGCGCCACCGGCGCGGGCGGGCTTGCGGTGATGTTCTCCGGGCAGGGCAGCCAGCGCCCCCGGATGGGCAGGGAGTTGTATGCGGCGTTCCCGGTGTTCGCGCAGGCCTTCGACGCCGCGTGCGTGCATCTGGACGCAGAGCTGGGGCGGTCCCTGAAGGACGTCGTGTTCGCGGAGGAGGGCAGCGCCGAGGCGGCGTTGCTGGAGGAAACCCAGTTCACGCAGGCGGCCCTGTTCGCGGTGGAGTCGGCGTTGTTCGCTCTGGTGTCGTCGTGGGGCGTGCGCCCGGACGCGGTGATCGGGCATTCGGTCGGCGAGGTTGCGGCGGCGTATGCGGCGGGGGTGTTCTCGCTGGCGGACGCGTGCCGGCTGGTGGCGGTGCGGGGCCGGCTGATGCAGGCCGCCCGGGCGGGCGGTGCGATGATCGCCGTCGCCGCCCCCGCGGAGCAGGTGGCGCCGGTGGTGGCGTCGTTCGGGGGGCGGCTGGCGCTGGCGGCGGTCAACGGGCCTTCGGCGGTCGTCGTCTCCGGCGACGCCGACGCCGCCGGGGAGCTCGCGGAGCGATTCCGGCAGGAGGGGGTGCGCGTCAAGCGTCTGGCGGTCTCGCACGCCTTCCATTCCCCGCACATGGACACCGCGGTCGCCCGGTTCGAGGAGGCCGTCGCCGGGATCGTGTTCCGTGAGCCGCGGCTCGCGGTGATCTCCAACGTCACCGGCGCCCCAGCGGTGGAGGGCGAGCTGACCGACCCGGCGTACTGGGCGGGGCACATCCGGGCGGCGGTCCGCTTCCACGACGGCGTCCAGGCCCTGCACGCGCGCGGGATCACCGCCTACCTCGAACTCGGCCCCGACCCCGTCCTGACCGCCCTCGTCAAGAACACCCTCGACACCGGCACCGACACTGGCACCGACACCGGCGCCGAGGGCAGCAGCGGCACCACGGGCTCAGGCAACGTCACCGCGGTCGCCGTCCTGCGCAAGGACAAGGACGAGGCCCGTACCGCCCTGGGGGCGCTGGCCGTCCTGCACGCCCACGGCATCGGCGCCGACCTCACTCCCCTTCTGGGCGCAGGCCGGCGTGTCGCCCTGCCCACCTACGCCTTCCAGCACGAGGACTTCTGGCTGCACGCCGTCCCGCGAACGGACGTGACGAGCGCCGGCCTGAACCGCGCCGATCACCCCCTGCTCGGCGCCGCCGTCGAACTCGCCGACACCGGGCACCTCGTCCTCACCGGCCGCCTCACCCCCCACGACCAGCCCTGGCTCGCCGACCACACCATCGCCGGCACCACCCTCCTGCCCGGCACCGCCTACCTCGACCTCGCCCTGCACGCGGCCCGGCTCACGGGTCTGGGCGCGGTGGAGGACGTCGTCCTCGAGGCGCCGTTGGCCCTGCCCTCCCTGGGCGCGGTCCGGCTTCAGGTGACGGTCGAGGCGCCGGACGGCTCGGGGGCGCGGGCGCTGTCCGTCCATTCCCGTCCGGAGGCGGGTGAGGGCGTAGAGGACACCGACCCCGCTCCCTGGACCCGCCACGCCACCGGCACCCTCACCCCCACACCCGCACCCGCACCCGCACCCGCGCCCGCTGTCTGGCCCCCCGCCCACGCCACCCCCGTCGACCTCACCGGCCTCTACCCCCGCCTCACCGCCCAGGGCTACGCCTACGGACCCGCCTTCCAAGGCCTCACCCACCTCTGGCACCACGCAGACGACTACTACGCCCGCATCACCCTCCCCCCGCACACCACCCCCCACGACCACCCCCTCCACCCCGCACTCCTCGACGCCACCCTCCACGCCCTCCTCGCCACCACCCCCCACACCGACACACACACCGACACCAGCACCGACACCAGCACAGACACCGACGCCGACGCCGGGATCCGCATCCCCTTCGCCTGGAACGACATCACCCTCCACGCCACCCACCCCACCACCCTCCACGCCCACCTCACCCGAACCACCCCCGACACCCTCCGCATCACCGCCACCGACCCCACCGGACAACCCGTCCTGACCGTCGGGGAACTCACCACCCGGACGATCACCCGTGAGCAGCTCGCCGCGGCCGGGGCCGCCACCGCCGCGCCCGCCGGGCTCCATCTGCCGGCGTGGACGCCGCTCCCCGCGGGCGTGGCCGGGGAGCCGGAGCCGCTCGGGCCGGTGGGGGTGGTCGGGGCCGATCCGCTGGGTCTGGCCGAGGCGCTGCGGGAGGCGGCCGGGGACGCAGCGTCCGTCCGGGTCTACGACACGCTCGGCGCGCTGCGGGCGGCGGTGGACGAGGGCGCGGGCGTTCCGGCGCGCGTGCTGGTCACCTGTGTCGGCGGCCCGGCGGACGAGGAGGTGCTGGACGCCATGCGTGCCGTTCTGGGGCGGGTGACGGCTCAGGTGCGGGAGTGGCTGGCGGACGAGCGGTTCGAGGACGCGCAGTTGGTCGTGGTCACCCGCGATGCCGTCGCGGCGCGTCCGGGTCCCGAGATCCGTGATCTGGCCGCCGCGCCCGTGTGGGGTCTGGTGCGGTCGGCGGCCACCGAGCATCCGGGCCGTTTCGCGCTGCTCGACGTGGGCGGCGGCCCGGTGACGCCGGGGACGGGGTCGTGCGGGACGGGGGCGGCGCTGGTCCAGGCTCTCGCCGGGCGGCTTGGCGAGGCGGCCGTCCGCGACGGGGGTGTGCAGGTGCCGCGGCTGGTGCGCGCGGCGGACGCGTCCGGTGTGCTGACGCCGCCGGACGGCTGCGATTCCTGGCGGCTCGACGTGACCAGCAGGGGGACGCTCGCCCATCTGGCGCTGCTGCCCCATCCGGAGGGCGAGGGGCCGCTCCAGGGTCATGAGATACGGGTCGCGATGCGTGCGGGGGGTCTGAACTTCCGGGACGTGATGGTGGGCCTGGGCATGTATCCGGGGGACGACGCCCGGATCGGCGGCGAGGGTGCGGGCGTGGTCGTCGAGGTGGGCTCGCAGGTGACCGCGTTCTCGCCGGGCGACCGGGTGATGGGTCTGTTCCCGTCCGGCGGGCTCGCTCCGGTCGCTGTCACCGATCACCGGTGGGCGGCGCGGATCCCGCGGGGGCTGACGTTCCAGCAGGCCGCTGTCGTGCCGGTGGTGTATCTCACGGCGTACTACGGTCTGGTGGATCTGGCGGGGCTGCGGCGCGGTGAGCGGCTGCTGGTGCATTCGGCGGCCGGCGGTGTGGGCATGGCCGCCCTGCAGATAGCCCGGCACCTGGGCGCCGAGGTGTACGGCACCGCCGGCCTGGGCAAGTGGGACGCGCTGCGCGGCCTGGGCCTGGACGACGCCCACCTCGCCGACTCCCGCACCACCGGCTTCGAGCAGGGCTTCCTCGCCGCCACCGGCGGCCACGGCGTGGACGTCGTCCTGGACTGCCTCGCCAAGGAGTTCGTCGACGCCTCCCTGCGCCTGCTGCCCCGCGGCGGCCGCTTCCTGGAGATCGGCAAGACCGACATCAGGGATGCCGGGCAGGTCGCGGCCGAGCATCCGGGCGTGGCCTACCGGGCGTTCGACCTGATGGAGGCGGAGCCGGGGCGGATCCAGGCGATATGGGCCGAGCTGGTGGCGCTGTTCGAGGCCGGGGCGCTGACGCCGCCGCCGATCACCGCGTGGGACGTCAGCCATGCCGTCGACGCGCTGCGGTATCTCAGTCAGGCCCAGCACACGGGCAAGACGCTGCTGACGCTGCCGCGTGCGCTGGACGTCGAGGGCACCGTCCTGATCACCGGAGCCACCGGCGCCCTCGGCGGCCTGCTGGCCCGCCACCTCGTCACCCACCACCGCATCCGCCACCTGAACCTCACCAGCCGCACCGGAGGCGACGCACCCGGCGCCGCCCAGCTCACCGACGACCTCACCCGGCTCGGCGCCACCGTCACCCTCACCGCCTGCGACCTCGGCGACCCCGCCGCCCTCGCCCGCCTCCTCGACACCGTCGACCCCCGCCACCCCCTCACCGCCGTCGTCCACACCGCCGGCCTCCTCGACGACGGCACCGTCGACACCCTCACCCCCCACCGCCTCGACACCGTCCTGGCGCCCAAAGCCGACGCCGCCTGGCACCTGCACCGCCTCACCCGCCACCACGACCTCACCGCCTTCGTCCTCTACTCCTCCGCCGCCGGCCTCCTCGGCAACCCCGGACAGGCCAACTACGCCGCCGCCAACACCTTCCTCGACGCCCTCGCCCACCACCGCCACACCCAGGGCCTGCCCGCCACCTCCCTCGCCTGGGGCCTGTGGGACCAGGCGAGCAGGATGACGGGGCATCTCGACGGCACGGCGCTGAGCCGGCTGTCCCGTACGGGGGTGACGGCTCTGACGCCGCAGGAGGGGCTGGCGCTGTTCGACGCGGCGCTCGGGCTGCGTCAGCCGCTGTCGGTGGCGATGGGGCTCGATCCGGCGGTGCTGGCCGAGCGGGCGGCGGCCGGTGTGCTGGAGCCGCTGTTCGCCGCTCTGGTGCGGCCGCGGGCGGGGGCGTCGGCGGTCCGGGCCGCGCGGGGGGCGGGCGGCCCGGGGGGCGGGGGCGACGTGCTCGCCGACCGGCTCGCGGCGCTGCCCGCGCAGGGGCGGCGGGCGCTGCTGGCGGAGGTCGTGTGCGAGAACGTCGCGGCGGTCCTCGGGCACGCCACGGCGGACAGTGTCGGGCTGGAGCGTCCTTTCAAGACGCTCGGTTTCGACTCGCTGTCCGCGGTCGAGCTGCGCAACCGGCTCGGCGCGGCGACCGGCCGCCGGCTGTCGCCGACGCTGATCTTCGACCATCCGACGCCGGCCGCGCTGGTGGGGCATCTCGACGAGCTGCTCGCGCCGCCGCAGGCCGATGTGTTCGGGCGGTTGCTGGCCGAACTCGACGCGCTTCAGGGCACGTTGGGTGAGGCGGTGGTCTCGCCTGCGTCGGCGGGCAGGGCCGCGGCCCGGCTGCAGGACTTCCTGCTGCGCCTGGAGGAGGGCCAGTTCGACGCGGCCGGGTCCGAGGGGTCGGCGGCCGAGCGTATCTCGGCGGCGAGCGACGACGAGATCTTCGACCTCATCGACAACGAGCTCGGGATCGTCTGA
- a CDS encoding FAD-dependent monooxygenase has translation MSDPVIISGGGPAGLMLAHELGLWGIDTIVLERHTAREGGRSVGQALNTTAAELLDQRGLLDGLWEHTAPSQGTHFSLLWLDSAPLEGRHLPALLLGQEYLERELEQRAVKGGADLLSGRELVGYEQDDAGVTVTVRHGGAESRLRGSYLVGADGEDSRVRELAGIRFPGSSQANCGLVADVETDFAALEEVHRGARFCPAGGLYSSVPVEPGVTRVITAEFDTELPGPSVPPTARELRASVERLNERPFPDVPVRWIRRYGGPSRVAERFQDERVFLVGDAAHTFYPLAGLRINLCLQDAVNLGWKLAGDLLGWAPPDLLDTYTAERRPAAVRAASATDTQLALIHPVRRVAPVRELVTTLLRFPDVNRYLLELSTGVDVSYAHEDAPGPLGRRLPHVELATPGGPSSVARLQHGGRGLLLDMSAGRGAARTVVAPWSDRVEVAVARATADIAAEAVLLRPDGHVAWLGALGDPALVDALRQWFGARG, from the coding sequence ATGTCCGATCCCGTCATCATCTCGGGCGGCGGGCCCGCCGGCCTCATGCTCGCCCACGAGCTGGGGCTGTGGGGCATCGACACGATCGTGCTGGAGCGCCACACGGCGCGCGAGGGCGGCCGGTCCGTGGGCCAGGCCCTGAACACGACAGCGGCCGAACTCCTGGACCAGCGGGGTCTGCTGGACGGTCTGTGGGAGCACACCGCGCCGTCCCAGGGCACGCACTTCTCGCTGCTGTGGCTGGACAGCGCCCCGTTGGAGGGCCGTCATCTGCCCGCGCTGCTGCTGGGCCAGGAGTATCTGGAGCGCGAGCTGGAGCAGCGGGCCGTGAAGGGGGGTGCGGATCTGCTGTCGGGCCGTGAGCTGGTCGGCTACGAGCAGGACGACGCGGGGGTCACGGTCACCGTGCGCCACGGTGGTGCGGAGTCCCGGCTGCGCGGCAGTTATCTGGTGGGCGCGGACGGGGAGGACAGCCGGGTGCGTGAGCTGGCGGGCATCCGTTTTCCCGGTTCCAGTCAGGCGAACTGCGGTCTGGTCGCCGATGTGGAGACCGACTTCGCCGCTCTGGAGGAGGTGCACCGCGGGGCGCGGTTCTGCCCGGCGGGCGGACTGTATTCGTCGGTGCCGGTGGAGCCGGGGGTGACGCGTGTGATCACCGCCGAGTTCGACACCGAGCTGCCGGGGCCTTCGGTGCCGCCGACGGCCCGGGAGCTGCGGGCGAGTGTCGAGCGGCTCAACGAGCGGCCGTTCCCCGATGTGCCGGTGCGCTGGATCCGCCGGTACGGGGGGCCTTCGCGGGTGGCGGAGCGTTTCCAGGACGAGCGGGTGTTCCTGGTCGGCGACGCGGCGCACACGTTCTATCCGCTGGCGGGCCTGCGCATCAATCTGTGTCTGCAGGACGCGGTGAACCTCGGCTGGAAGCTCGCGGGTGATCTGCTGGGCTGGGCTCCGCCGGATCTGCTGGACACGTATACCGCCGAGCGCCGTCCGGCGGCGGTGCGTGCGGCGTCGGCCACCGACACCCAGCTGGCTCTGATCCATCCGGTGCGGCGGGTGGCGCCGGTGCGGGAGCTGGTGACGACGCTGCTGCGTTTCCCCGACGTCAACCGGTATCTGCTGGAGCTGTCGACGGGGGTGGATGTCAGTTACGCGCACGAGGACGCGCCGGGGCCGCTCGGTCGCCGGCTGCCGCACGTGGAGCTTGCGACGCCCGGCGGGCCCAGCAGTGTGGCCCGGCTGCAGCACGGGGGGCGGGGTCTGCTGCTCGACATGTCCGCGGGGCGGGGCGCCGCGCGGACGGTGGTGGCGCCGTGGTCGGACCGGGTGGAGGTGGCCGTGGCGCGGGCGACGGCGGACATCGCCGCCGAGGCGGTGCTGCTGCGGCCGGACGGGCATGTGGCGTGGCTGGGCGCGCTGGGCGATCCGGCGCTCGTGGACGCGCTGCGGCAGTGGTTCGGGGCGCGCGGGTGA
- a CDS encoding phosphopantetheine-binding protein codes for MSRPVTDDTATVPAAPAAPTADEIRDAVARTVGVAAEAIADDTNLVAVGLKSLHMMQLINGWRRAGHRVALKDLAADPTVGGWSRLLS; via the coding sequence ATGAGCCGACCCGTCACCGACGACACCGCCACCGTGCCGGCCGCGCCCGCGGCCCCCACCGCCGACGAGATCAGGGACGCCGTCGCCCGGACCGTCGGCGTGGCCGCCGAGGCCATAGCCGACGACACCAACCTCGTCGCCGTCGGCCTGAAGTCCCTGCACATGATGCAGCTCATCAACGGCTGGCGGCGCGCCGGCCACCGCGTCGCCCTCAAGGACCTCGCCGCCGACCCCACCGTGGGCGGCTGGTCCCGGCTGCTGAGCTGA
- a CDS encoding ketoacyl-ACP synthase III family protein, with translation MKADNVYLAGIGTCIPERVTIDEAVERGWYDAALRESSGMISVAVAGDTPAPDMAVSAARDALKRSGHDPGDIDALIHTPVFHQGPDIWSAPHYILHHTVDRPVPALELRQGCLGMLTSLRFAADLLRAEPDSTAVLVTAGDNFSTPNVDRWSVSDNYVLGDGGSAVVVSKRGGFARLLSVGSVSIPEAELLHRGGDPLFPPSATLGKPLDLDARVDHLRRQWAQGVVPPLFHLGDVVNEAVDAVLAEAGLTMDDITRVAHSAVARDQVTNGFLDPLGIDETRGTWEVNRRTGHCGGTDQIVGLDHLLSTGRLRPGDHVLLLAAAVGMEVGAAVLEITEIP, from the coding sequence ATGAAAGCGGACAACGTCTACCTGGCCGGCATCGGCACGTGCATCCCCGAGCGGGTCACGATCGACGAGGCCGTCGAGCGGGGGTGGTACGACGCCGCCCTGCGCGAGTCCAGCGGCATGATCTCGGTGGCCGTCGCCGGTGACACGCCCGCCCCCGACATGGCCGTCAGCGCCGCCCGCGACGCACTCAAACGCTCCGGGCACGACCCCGGCGACATCGACGCGCTCATCCACACGCCCGTCTTCCACCAGGGCCCCGACATCTGGTCGGCCCCCCACTACATCCTCCACCACACCGTCGACCGGCCCGTCCCGGCACTCGAACTGCGCCAGGGCTGCCTGGGCATGCTCACCTCGCTGCGCTTCGCCGCCGACCTGCTGCGCGCCGAACCGGACTCCACCGCCGTCCTGGTCACCGCGGGCGACAACTTCTCCACACCGAACGTGGACCGCTGGTCCGTCAGCGACAACTACGTCCTGGGCGACGGCGGTTCGGCCGTCGTGGTCTCCAAACGCGGCGGCTTCGCCCGGCTGCTGTCCGTGGGCTCCGTGTCCATCCCGGAGGCGGAGCTGCTGCACCGCGGCGGCGACCCGCTCTTCCCGCCGAGCGCCACCCTCGGCAAGCCCCTCGACCTCGACGCCCGCGTCGACCACCTGCGCCGGCAGTGGGCCCAGGGCGTCGTCCCGCCCCTCTTCCACCTCGGCGACGTCGTCAACGAGGCCGTCGACGCCGTCCTCGCCGAGGCCGGCCTGACCATGGACGACATCACCAGGGTCGCCCACAGCGCAGTGGCCCGCGACCAGGTCACGAACGGGTTCCTCGACCCGCTGGGCATCGACGAGACGCGCGGCACCTGGGAGGTCAACCGCCGCACCGGGCACTGCGGCGGCACCGACCAGATCGTCGGCCTCGACCACCTGCTCTCCACGGGCCGCCTGCGTCCCGGCGACCACGTCCTGCTGCTCGCCGCGGCCGTGGGCATGGAAGTCGGCGCGGCCGTCCTGGAAATCACCGAGATCCCCTAA